A genomic segment from Acipenser ruthenus chromosome 5, fAciRut3.2 maternal haplotype, whole genome shotgun sequence encodes:
- the LOC117402504 gene encoding protein THEMIS-like isoform X1 gives MLFLFLSYFCLLAFLFIFTTCLRGFILFCALHYTSYANLFIDCIIFTSFLGSVYEMFGNECCLPTGEVIKIIGLNISKLSAEIQKDGPDSTCIELPLDYPGLFRIVADNEAYVSIGDIVKSLHIPNRLGQPVFKSTVDITLSSGIIQQGETIMFTSLGERNSEQFVNTEVMRNDKKHTFTLPLSLQGEFYECEDDQFYTLKEIIEWKLPKDRKRAVNLAKTSAIKEFTFCDLPENFKGELILTPVYELQAVMKFRKDIVHIPSTLDVEVIDVTDMYDINSFVQPLSINDIFNRPSSNFPIVAEIIEGPEHTVESLKFLKSCKEVIIHQAFQAKRILASEIRSDAQKHFLIPCTYSGKFKRGPREFPTAYDLEIAKSDKEQLHVVATKAFESHYEGLSTVSVGDQFLVQHRKTSEVIYGGTRKTVEALACEKIEGKGREPVLIPMCMEGGFVEVIHDKKQYHISEICQRFLLPFNVKVAVRDLSIGEDILATMLGLHLEEEITEPCLLITPLKNLSECWEIPVNRIKMSLQLLHRPDKGTDPPPVKTVVEEISEDCYYTLRRYVNATLHPPPRPPKKPLQPPSNPFKLDASQPKRPDASSSPKSPHVNTLKPFKPIKVISPELQNAMAECEFEKITATESNLQKASSEQLTKEEGDDDDDDGHDYEYIEKDEVEDMRKKFQEEYIENKTNC, from the exons ATGCTGTTTCTATTTTTGAGCTATTTCTGTTTACTTGCTTTCCTGTTCATTTTCACTACATGCCTGAGAGGATTTATATTGTTTTGTGCTCTTCATTATACATCTTATGCCAACCTCTTCAtagattgtattatttttacttcttttttaGGTTCTGTGTATGAGATGTTTGGGAATGAATGTTGTCTTCCTACTGGTGAAGTGATAAAGATTATTGGCTTAAACATCTCAAAATTATCAGCAGAGATACAGAAAGACGGTCCAGACAGCACGTGTATTGAGCTACCTCTAGACTACCCAG GTCTTTTCAGGATTGTAGCAGACAATGAGGCTTACGTTTCCATTGGTGATATTGTAAAGTCCTTGCATATACCAAATAGGCTGGGTCAGCCTGTCTTTAAGAGTACTGTGGACATTACACTGAGCAGTGGTATAATACAACAAGGAGAGACTATCATGTTCACATCTCTGGGGGAGAGAAACTCTGAGCAGTTTGTGAACACTGAAGTTATGAGGAACGATAAAAAGCACACCTTTACATTACCACTGTCCCTGCAAGGGGAGTTTTATGAATGTGAAGATGACCAGTTTTATACACTGAAGGAAATAATAGAATGGAAGTTGCCCAAAGACAGAAAGCGAGCTGTGAACTTGGCAAAGACCTCAGCCATTAAGGAATTTACATTCTGTGACCTTCCTGAGAATTTCAAAGGAGAACTGATTCTTACACCTGTTTATGAACTACAAGCAGTTATGAAGT TTCGCAAGGATATTGTGCACATACCATCAACCCTTGATGTTGAGGTGATAGATGTTACAGATATGTATGACATCAACTCCTTTGTCCAGCCTTTGTCAATCAACGACATCTTTAACAGACCGAGTAGCAACTTTCCTATTGTGGCTGAAATAATAGAAGGCCCTGAGCATACGGTAGAAAGTTTGAAGTTCCTAAAATCTTGCAAGGAGGTTATCATTCACCAGGCCTTCCAAGCCAAGAGAATCCTGGCATCTGAGATAAGGAGTGATGCTCAAAAGCATTTCTTGATTCCCTGCACTTACAGTGGGAAGTTCAAAAGAGGGCCACGTGAATTTCCAACTGCATATGACTTGGAAATTGCCAAGAGTGACAAAGAACAGTTACATGTCGTGGCAACCAAAGCTTTTGAATCTCACTATGAAGGGCTGTCCACTGTTTCTGTTGGTGACCAGTTCCTAGTCCAGCATCGTAAAACCAGTGAGGTAATCTATGGTGGGACCCGGAAGACGGTGGAAGCTCTGGCCTGTGAGAAAATTGAAGGCAAAGGCCGTGAGCCTGTGCTAATCCCCATGTGTATGGAAGGAGGCTTTGTGGAAGTGATACATGATAAAAAGCAATACCACATCTCTGAGATCTGCCAGAGGTTTCTCTTGCCCTTCAATGTTAAAGTGGCAGTGCGTGACCTTTCTATTGGAGAGGACATTTTAGCTACCATGCTTGGGCTACATCTGGAGGAGGAAATCACTGAACCTTGCCTTCTCATTACCCCTCTAAAAAACCTGTCTGAGTGCTGGGAAATTCCAGTGAATAGGATCAAAATGTCTCTCCAGCTGCTACATAGACCAGATAAAGGGACTGATCCTCCTCCTGTGAAAACAGTGGTGGAAGAGATCAGTGAAGACTGCTACTACACTCTGCGGAGGTATGTGAATGCCACACTGCATCCTCCTCCACGTCCTCCAAAGAAACCCCTGCAGCCACCATCCAATCCATTTAAGCTTGATGCCTCCCAGCCAAAGAGACCTGATGCTTCCAGCTCACCAAAG aGTCCACATGTAAATACCCTGAAGCCATTTAAGCCAATCAAAGTCATCTCCCCAGAGCTGCAGAATGCCATGGCAGAATGTGAGTTTGAAAAGATAACAGCAACAGAAAGCAACTTGCAAAAAG
- the LOC117402504 gene encoding protein THEMIS-like isoform X2 produces the protein MALTLQEFTYSLDPKTLPRIIQIQSGIYFQGSVYEMFGNECCLPTGEVIKIIGLNISKLSAEIQKDGPDSTCIELPLDYPGLFRIVADNEAYVSIGDIVKSLHIPNRLGQPVFKSTVDITLSSGIIQQGETIMFTSLGERNSEQFVNTEVMRNDKKHTFTLPLSLQGEFYECEDDQFYTLKEIIEWKLPKDRKRAVNLAKTSAIKEFTFCDLPENFKGELILTPVYELQAVMKFRKDIVHIPSTLDVEVIDVTDMYDINSFVQPLSINDIFNRPSSNFPIVAEIIEGPEHTVESLKFLKSCKEVIIHQAFQAKRILASEIRSDAQKHFLIPCTYSGKFKRGPREFPTAYDLEIAKSDKEQLHVVATKAFESHYEGLSTVSVGDQFLVQHRKTSEVIYGGTRKTVEALACEKIEGKGREPVLIPMCMEGGFVEVIHDKKQYHISEICQRFLLPFNVKVAVRDLSIGEDILATMLGLHLEEEITEPCLLITPLKNLSECWEIPVNRIKMSLQLLHRPDKGTDPPPVKTVVEEISEDCYYTLRRYVNATLHPPPRPPKKPLQPPSNPFKLDASQPKRPDASSSPKSPHVNTLKPFKPIKVISPELQNAMAECEFEKITATESNLQKASSEQLTKEEGDDDDDDGHDYEYIEKDEVEDMRKKFQEEYIENKTNC, from the exons ATGGCGTTAACACTGCAGGAGTTTACTTACTCTTTAGATCCAAAGACCCTTCCTAGAATAATACAGATTCAATCTGGGATCTATTTTCAAG GTTCTGTGTATGAGATGTTTGGGAATGAATGTTGTCTTCCTACTGGTGAAGTGATAAAGATTATTGGCTTAAACATCTCAAAATTATCAGCAGAGATACAGAAAGACGGTCCAGACAGCACGTGTATTGAGCTACCTCTAGACTACCCAG GTCTTTTCAGGATTGTAGCAGACAATGAGGCTTACGTTTCCATTGGTGATATTGTAAAGTCCTTGCATATACCAAATAGGCTGGGTCAGCCTGTCTTTAAGAGTACTGTGGACATTACACTGAGCAGTGGTATAATACAACAAGGAGAGACTATCATGTTCACATCTCTGGGGGAGAGAAACTCTGAGCAGTTTGTGAACACTGAAGTTATGAGGAACGATAAAAAGCACACCTTTACATTACCACTGTCCCTGCAAGGGGAGTTTTATGAATGTGAAGATGACCAGTTTTATACACTGAAGGAAATAATAGAATGGAAGTTGCCCAAAGACAGAAAGCGAGCTGTGAACTTGGCAAAGACCTCAGCCATTAAGGAATTTACATTCTGTGACCTTCCTGAGAATTTCAAAGGAGAACTGATTCTTACACCTGTTTATGAACTACAAGCAGTTATGAAGT TTCGCAAGGATATTGTGCACATACCATCAACCCTTGATGTTGAGGTGATAGATGTTACAGATATGTATGACATCAACTCCTTTGTCCAGCCTTTGTCAATCAACGACATCTTTAACAGACCGAGTAGCAACTTTCCTATTGTGGCTGAAATAATAGAAGGCCCTGAGCATACGGTAGAAAGTTTGAAGTTCCTAAAATCTTGCAAGGAGGTTATCATTCACCAGGCCTTCCAAGCCAAGAGAATCCTGGCATCTGAGATAAGGAGTGATGCTCAAAAGCATTTCTTGATTCCCTGCACTTACAGTGGGAAGTTCAAAAGAGGGCCACGTGAATTTCCAACTGCATATGACTTGGAAATTGCCAAGAGTGACAAAGAACAGTTACATGTCGTGGCAACCAAAGCTTTTGAATCTCACTATGAAGGGCTGTCCACTGTTTCTGTTGGTGACCAGTTCCTAGTCCAGCATCGTAAAACCAGTGAGGTAATCTATGGTGGGACCCGGAAGACGGTGGAAGCTCTGGCCTGTGAGAAAATTGAAGGCAAAGGCCGTGAGCCTGTGCTAATCCCCATGTGTATGGAAGGAGGCTTTGTGGAAGTGATACATGATAAAAAGCAATACCACATCTCTGAGATCTGCCAGAGGTTTCTCTTGCCCTTCAATGTTAAAGTGGCAGTGCGTGACCTTTCTATTGGAGAGGACATTTTAGCTACCATGCTTGGGCTACATCTGGAGGAGGAAATCACTGAACCTTGCCTTCTCATTACCCCTCTAAAAAACCTGTCTGAGTGCTGGGAAATTCCAGTGAATAGGATCAAAATGTCTCTCCAGCTGCTACATAGACCAGATAAAGGGACTGATCCTCCTCCTGTGAAAACAGTGGTGGAAGAGATCAGTGAAGACTGCTACTACACTCTGCGGAGGTATGTGAATGCCACACTGCATCCTCCTCCACGTCCTCCAAAGAAACCCCTGCAGCCACCATCCAATCCATTTAAGCTTGATGCCTCCCAGCCAAAGAGACCTGATGCTTCCAGCTCACCAAAG aGTCCACATGTAAATACCCTGAAGCCATTTAAGCCAATCAAAGTCATCTCCCCAGAGCTGCAGAATGCCATGGCAGAATGTGAGTTTGAAAAGATAACAGCAACAGAAAGCAACTTGCAAAAAG
- the LOC117402504 gene encoding protein THEMIS-like isoform X3: protein MQHLLVGQNISSVYEMFGNECCLPTGEVIKIIGLNISKLSAEIQKDGPDSTCIELPLDYPGLFRIVADNEAYVSIGDIVKSLHIPNRLGQPVFKSTVDITLSSGIIQQGETIMFTSLGERNSEQFVNTEVMRNDKKHTFTLPLSLQGEFYECEDDQFYTLKEIIEWKLPKDRKRAVNLAKTSAIKEFTFCDLPENFKGELILTPVYELQAVMKFRKDIVHIPSTLDVEVIDVTDMYDINSFVQPLSINDIFNRPSSNFPIVAEIIEGPEHTVESLKFLKSCKEVIIHQAFQAKRILASEIRSDAQKHFLIPCTYSGKFKRGPREFPTAYDLEIAKSDKEQLHVVATKAFESHYEGLSTVSVGDQFLVQHRKTSEVIYGGTRKTVEALACEKIEGKGREPVLIPMCMEGGFVEVIHDKKQYHISEICQRFLLPFNVKVAVRDLSIGEDILATMLGLHLEEEITEPCLLITPLKNLSECWEIPVNRIKMSLQLLHRPDKGTDPPPVKTVVEEISEDCYYTLRRYVNATLHPPPRPPKKPLQPPSNPFKLDASQPKRPDASSSPKSPHVNTLKPFKPIKVISPELQNAMAECEFEKITATESNLQKASSEQLTKEEGDDDDDDGHDYEYIEKDEVEDMRKKFQEEYIENKTNC from the exons ATGCAACATTTGTTGGTTGGACAAAACATCA GTTCTGTGTATGAGATGTTTGGGAATGAATGTTGTCTTCCTACTGGTGAAGTGATAAAGATTATTGGCTTAAACATCTCAAAATTATCAGCAGAGATACAGAAAGACGGTCCAGACAGCACGTGTATTGAGCTACCTCTAGACTACCCAG GTCTTTTCAGGATTGTAGCAGACAATGAGGCTTACGTTTCCATTGGTGATATTGTAAAGTCCTTGCATATACCAAATAGGCTGGGTCAGCCTGTCTTTAAGAGTACTGTGGACATTACACTGAGCAGTGGTATAATACAACAAGGAGAGACTATCATGTTCACATCTCTGGGGGAGAGAAACTCTGAGCAGTTTGTGAACACTGAAGTTATGAGGAACGATAAAAAGCACACCTTTACATTACCACTGTCCCTGCAAGGGGAGTTTTATGAATGTGAAGATGACCAGTTTTATACACTGAAGGAAATAATAGAATGGAAGTTGCCCAAAGACAGAAAGCGAGCTGTGAACTTGGCAAAGACCTCAGCCATTAAGGAATTTACATTCTGTGACCTTCCTGAGAATTTCAAAGGAGAACTGATTCTTACACCTGTTTATGAACTACAAGCAGTTATGAAGT TTCGCAAGGATATTGTGCACATACCATCAACCCTTGATGTTGAGGTGATAGATGTTACAGATATGTATGACATCAACTCCTTTGTCCAGCCTTTGTCAATCAACGACATCTTTAACAGACCGAGTAGCAACTTTCCTATTGTGGCTGAAATAATAGAAGGCCCTGAGCATACGGTAGAAAGTTTGAAGTTCCTAAAATCTTGCAAGGAGGTTATCATTCACCAGGCCTTCCAAGCCAAGAGAATCCTGGCATCTGAGATAAGGAGTGATGCTCAAAAGCATTTCTTGATTCCCTGCACTTACAGTGGGAAGTTCAAAAGAGGGCCACGTGAATTTCCAACTGCATATGACTTGGAAATTGCCAAGAGTGACAAAGAACAGTTACATGTCGTGGCAACCAAAGCTTTTGAATCTCACTATGAAGGGCTGTCCACTGTTTCTGTTGGTGACCAGTTCCTAGTCCAGCATCGTAAAACCAGTGAGGTAATCTATGGTGGGACCCGGAAGACGGTGGAAGCTCTGGCCTGTGAGAAAATTGAAGGCAAAGGCCGTGAGCCTGTGCTAATCCCCATGTGTATGGAAGGAGGCTTTGTGGAAGTGATACATGATAAAAAGCAATACCACATCTCTGAGATCTGCCAGAGGTTTCTCTTGCCCTTCAATGTTAAAGTGGCAGTGCGTGACCTTTCTATTGGAGAGGACATTTTAGCTACCATGCTTGGGCTACATCTGGAGGAGGAAATCACTGAACCTTGCCTTCTCATTACCCCTCTAAAAAACCTGTCTGAGTGCTGGGAAATTCCAGTGAATAGGATCAAAATGTCTCTCCAGCTGCTACATAGACCAGATAAAGGGACTGATCCTCCTCCTGTGAAAACAGTGGTGGAAGAGATCAGTGAAGACTGCTACTACACTCTGCGGAGGTATGTGAATGCCACACTGCATCCTCCTCCACGTCCTCCAAAGAAACCCCTGCAGCCACCATCCAATCCATTTAAGCTTGATGCCTCCCAGCCAAAGAGACCTGATGCTTCCAGCTCACCAAAG aGTCCACATGTAAATACCCTGAAGCCATTTAAGCCAATCAAAGTCATCTCCCCAGAGCTGCAGAATGCCATGGCAGAATGTGAGTTTGAAAAGATAACAGCAACAGAAAGCAACTTGCAAAAAG